Within the Novosphingobium pentaromativorans US6-1 genome, the region TTATCCGAGAGCGTTGATCCTGCGTCCTGTTAGGCGTAACGCCGCTGTTCAATGATCATTCATCCGCTCATAACCCAGACCGAAGATCTCGCTGCCCTGTGTGAACGACTGGCAAAATCCGATTTCGTCAGCGTCGACACCGAATTCATGCGCGAGAACACCTATTGGCCCGAACTCTGCCTCGTGCAGATCGCCAATACGGAGGAAGCTGCCGCGATAGATCCGATGGCCGAAGGCCTCGACCTGTCGCCGCTGCTCGACCTGCTGACCGACAACGAGGAAGTCCTGAAGGTCTTCCACGCCGGCGGCCAGGACGTCGAGATCATCTTCAACGCCACCGGTCGCACCCCGCACCCGATCTTCGACACCCAGATCGCAATGATGGCGATCAGCCAGTCGGAGCAGATCGGCTATTCCAACCTCGTCGAATCCTGGCTCGGCCTGACGATCGACAAGGGCGCGCGCTTCACCGACTGGTCGCGCCGCCCGCTCACCGAGCGGCAGATCGAATATGCCATCGGCGACGTCACCCACCTTTCCAAGATCTTCCCGAAGATCCTCAAGCGCCTGATCAAGACCGGGCGCGGGGCCTGGCTCAATCAGGAAATGGAAAAGCTCGCCGATCCGGACAATTACCGCAACGATCCCACCCAGGCCTGGAAGCGGATCAAGGCGGCAGGGCGCAACCCGACCATGCTCGGCCGCCTCAAGGCGATCGCCGAATGGCGCGAGCATGAAGCGCAGGGCAAGAACATCCCGCGCGGCCGCATCGCCCGCGACGAAACCCTCGCCGACCTGGCCAACCACCCGCCCAAGCAGCAGTCGGACCTCGCCAAGGTGCGCGGTCTGTCGCAAGGCTGGAAGGACAACGAAATCGGCAAGCGCCTGATGGCAACGATCGCCAAGGCCCAGCCGCTTCCCGACGACGAGATGCCGCCGCGCGCACCCCGCGGTGCTCCTCTCGGAAAGGAAGGCGCCCTGGTGGCAGACCTGCTCAAGCTGCTGGTCAAGATCCGCGCGCGCGAGATCGACGTGGCCGCCCGCCTGCTTACGCGCAGCGATGAACTCGAACTGCTCGCAGCCGGCGTGCGCAAGAACCTGCCGATCCTGCAGGGCTGGCGCTACGAGGTCTTCGGCAAGGATGCACTGGACCTGGTAGAGGGCAAGCTGGCCTTCGCGGTCGAGAACGGCAGGCTCAAGATGACCCACGTCGATGACGAGGTGCCGCAGGAAGCGGCCACGGAAACCGGCGAGATGGCGACGGCGGAGGACGAAGGCGGCCAGGCCACCGGATGACCGTTTACCAGCCCACGCTCAAGCAGCTGCAGTATCTCGTGGCCCTGCATGAGCATGGGCACTTCGGACGCGCAGCCGAGGCCTGCTTCGTGTCGCAATCGACGCTTTCGGCAGGCCTGCGCGATCTTGAGACGCTGCTGGACGTGACGCTGGTCGAGCGCACCAAGCGCGCGGTGCGCTTCACTCCGCTGGGCAATGCCGTCGTCGCCAAGGCCCACCGCATCCTGCGAGAGACCGAGGAGCTTTCCGAACTCGTCCAGTCGAGCGGAAAGCCGCTCTCGGGCGAAGTGCGCATGAGCGTGATCCCGACGATAGCGCCCTTTCTCCTGCCCCGGATGCTGCCCCGCCTGCGCCGCGAAAGGCCCAACCTCAAGCTGTTCCTGCGCGAGGAGCCTAGCGCAGCCGCCATCGAATCGCTTCACCACGGCCGGGCCGACTGCGTGCTGCTGGCCCTGCCCTACGCAACCGGCGAAGTGGAGAAGGAGACGATCGAACTCGACGCCTTCTACGTCGCCTTTCCGCACGACGATCCGCGCAATCCGCCAGAAGAAGTCGCTCCCGACGTCATCGACGAGAACCGGCTATTGCTGCTCGAGGACGGGCATTGCCTCAAGGACCATGCGCTGGCTGCCTGCAACCGTCCGGAGCTGCGCGCCAGCGCAACGATGATCGGTACCAGCCTGCACACGCTCGTGCAGATGGTCGATAACGGCCTCGGGCTGACGATGCTGCCGGAGATGGCGCTCGACGCAGGCATCCTCAACGGCACCAACGTCGTGGCCCGCCCTCTCGTCTCGCCCAATGCCAACCGCGAGATCGCGCTAGTCTGGCGCAAGAATTCCCCGCGTTCGGACGAATTCCGGATGCTGGCGGACGAATTGCGGGCGGGATAGTCCTCCCGGACTGCACTTTGCGATAACGCGTATGGCGACGACGGCCTGATCGGCCCGCCGCATCAGTCCATGTGCTTGAGGCCGACGCGCATGTAGTCCCAGCCGGTGATGATCGTCAGCGCCGCAGCCGCCCAGAGCGTCGTCAGGCCCACGGTATGCGGCAGGTTGATCTCGATTCCGGCGAAGGGCACGTTCCACCAGGGCATCGCTCCGCCGAGAATCAGCGCACCGAGCGAAACCATCTGGAAAGTCGTCTTCCACTTGGCGAGCTTGCTGACCGGAACCGAAACCTGAAGCGGCCCGAGGAATTCGCGCAGGCCCGACACCGCGATTTCGCGCACGAGAATGATCAGCCCGGCGATGACGTGCATGTCGCCCACATAGGGTCCGCGCAAGATGCCCTGCGCCGTCAGCACGAGGATGACTGCAGCCACCATGATCTTGTCAGCGATCGGGTCGAGGAAGATCCCCAGCTTCGATACCGTCCCGCTCGAGCGGGCGAGATACCCATCGAAATAATCGGTAATGCCCATGAGGCAGTAGAGCCCGAAGGCAAGGCCATATCCGAACTCCCACTTCGGCCACCACAAGAGAAATGCCAGAAGCGGCACGGCCAGGATGCGGGACAGCGTGAGGAGATTCGGCAATGTGAGCATTCAGGCAATCCCCATAGCCGGGAACGCAGGAAGGAATAAAGTGCCGATCAGGGGTTGTGCCCCTCGCCCACCGCTTTAAGTGTCCGCGCACCAGAATTTGAGGCCGGTTGCAGATCAACAGATGACAACTACGTCAAAACTCATTCGGGCCCGACGTTTCCTTCCGCTGTTCGTCACCCAGCTTCTCGGCGCGTTCAATGACAACCTGTTCAAGAACGCGATGGTCCTCTACGTGGTCTACAGCGTCTACAACTCCGAGGCCGACGAGGCCCGGTTCAGCGCGCTGGCCTCTGCGATCTTCATCATTCCCTTCTTCGCGCTTTCCGCCCTGTCCGGCCAGCTTGCCGACATGCGCGACAAGGCGAAGATCATCCGCATCATCAAGTTCTGCGAAATCCTGATCATGCTGGTGGGCGGCGCCGGACTGGCGCTCGCCTGGCAGGGCATCGGCCTGCACACCATCGCGATTCCGCTGATGCTTCTCGCGCTTTTCGCGATGGGCATACATTCGACGTTCTTCGGCCCGATCAAGTACGCCATCCTGCCGCAGCACCTGCGCGATGGCGAAGTACTCGCCGGCACCGGCCTCGTCGAGGCGGGGACCTACATCGCAGTCCTGGCCGGAACCATCGTCGCCGGCTGGATCAGCGTCGATGCCGCGGCGATCAGCGTCTTCGTGGTCGCCTGCATCGGCTATATCGCCGGGCGGCAGGTCCCGCCCGCACCGCCGATGTGCAAGCCCGAACCGCTCGACTTCCATATCTGGCGCTCCTCTATCCAGCTCGTGCGCACGACGATGCAGGACAAGCGGGTGTTCCTGGCAATCTGCGCGATCAGCTTCTTCTGGGCGATCGGCACTGTCCTGTTCATCCAGTTCCCGCCGCTTGCCAAGAATATCCTGGCTGCCAGCAAGGAAGTCGCCAGCCTGTTCCTCGTGATGTTCTCGGTCGGCGTCGCCATCGGCTCGATTGCGATCAACGCCCTGCTCAAGGGCACGGTCTCGGCCCGTTTCTCACCGCTCTCCGTGATCGGCATGGGCCTGTTCCTCTTCGCATTCGAAACCGTCTGCAGCGTCTGGACGCCCGGCGGCGCACCGGGCGAACTGATGGACGTGGCGACCTTCGTCTCGCAGCCGCTGGCAGTGCCGCTGTTGCTGACGCTGCTCGGCATCGCCGTGTGCGGCGGCATGTTCGTCGTGCCGCTCTATGCCTTCCTGACCACTTTCGTGGACAAGTCGCAGACCGCGCGCACGGTGGCCGCCAACAATATCGTCAATTCCGGCGCAATGGTGATGGGCTCGCTGCTCACCGGCCTGCTGACCCTGCTCGGGCTCGCGATCGTACAGCAATTGCTGGTCGTGGCGCTGTGCTGCGTCGCTTCAGCCTGGCTCGGCTACCTGCTGTTTCGCGCAGAAAAGGCCGCAGAAGCGGCCTGACATCAATCCCTTTCCCGGGAAGATCTGCCCTCAGGCGATAAAGACAAGCATCGCGACGAGCGATGCGCAGTAGGCCTGCAGGAAGCTCTGCCAGTCCCCGCCCGTCATCTTCCAGCGCAACCTGGCAAGGGCATTGTCCTGTTGCACCTCCTGATCCAGCGGCGCCAGGCGCACATGGGCAGGAAGCGAGCGCCGGAACGGATGCCGGGCGGCTTCATCGGTCAGGACAAGGGCGCGTCGCTTCATGGCTTTCATGAAGCGGAAATTAAGACTTTGTATACTTTTGCCGCAAGCAGCTTGTCGCGCCCCTCCCAAAACGGGACGGCTCACGCGAGCGTGTGCAAGCCCGGCACAGCGCATTGGCGTACAACGCAAAAGGGCCGCCTTGCGGCAGCCCTTCAACCGGTTTCCTTGCGGAACCTGCATGCGACCTAGACCTTGTCGCCCAAAGCGCCCTTCACCTTGCCCTTCAGGTTCTGCATCTCGCCCTTCTTTTCTTGGGCCTTGCCTTCGGCTTCGAGTGAAGGATCGTTGCGGGATTGGCCTGCAGCCTGCTTGATGTTGCCGGCTATTTCGTTCGCGAGGCCCTTGGCCTTGTCCTTGAGTTCACCCATCAAATTATCTCCTTGTTTCAGCGGAATAAATTTCCCGCCGTCACAAGGGTAGAACGGGCAGACAGGCCATCCGGTTGCCATCGGCGCGCCCGGCCGTGGCTGAGACGCGACCAATCAACCGGATGCCCGGTCAGCCTCCCGACTTGGCGATGAGGTAGTCCCATTCCTCTGGCGTGATCACCGCAACCGAAAGCCGCGAGAGCTTGACCAGCTCGATCTCCGCCAGTTCGGGATCGGCCTTGATCTCCTTGAGCGTAACCGGGTTCTTCAGCTTGCGAACCGGCTTGACCTTCACGGCCGCCCACTTGCCTTCCGGATCGGTGGGATCGGCAATCCCCGATTTGCTGATCGTGACGATGCCGACAATCTCCTTGCCGATGTTCGAATGGTAGAAGAATGCCTCGTCACCCACTTCCATCGTACGCAGGTTATTCGCCGCACGGTGGTTGCGCACGCCGTCCCAGGTACCTTCGCCCTCTGCGACGAGGTCATCCCAGCTGTATGCGTCGGGTTCTGACTTCATCAGCCAGTAGCGCTTCGCCATCTTTCGCCTTTCCGTTTCGACTAAATCCCAGAAACAAATTAGGTAGGCCGCATAACGATTCACTACGGAATGCACCACCATGGACCTTGCCGAAATCCCCGTCCTCAGTCTCGACACCGACCGCGAAGCCCTGCCCGCGCTCATCGGCGAGAGCTTTCGGACTTTCGGTTTCGCCATGGTGCGCGATCACGGTATCGCCCCGGATCTGATCGAGCGGGCCTGGGACCTGACCCGAGAGTTCTTCGCGCTGCCGGTCGAGACGAAGATGCGCTACTTCAAGGCGGGCCAGGGCGGGGCGCGCGGCTACACGCCGTTTCGCACCGAAGTCGCCAAGGGCGCGACGGAGAAGGACCTTAAAGAGTTCTGGCACATCGGGCGCGACCTGCCGGAAGGCTCCCCGCTCGGGGCAACCATGCCTCCCAACGTCTGGCCCGCTGAAATCGAAGGCTTCCAGGAAACCTTTACCCGCCTTTACGCCGCCTTCGACATTGTCGGCGCCGAACTGCTCTCGGCCATCGCCATCGATCTTGGCCTCGATGCGCGCTGGTTCGACCCGGCCATCAAGGATGGAAACTCGGTCCTGCGCCTGCTGCATTACCCCCCGGTCAGCCATGACGCGGGCGGCGCGATCCGGGCCGGTGCGCATGAGGACATCAACCTCATCACGCTTTTGCTTGGCGCAGAGGAGGCCGGCCTCGAGCTGCTTGGCAAGAATGGCCAGTGGCTCTCGGTGGCGCCGCCCGAAGGGGCGATGGTGGTCAATATCGGCGACATGCTGCAGCGCCTGACCAACCATGTCCTGCCCTCCACCACGCACCGCGTGCGCAATCCCGATGGAGACCGCAGCGCGCACAGCCGCTTCTCGATGCCGTTCTTCCTGCACCTGCGCAGCGATTTTCCCTTCGTCACCCTGCCCCAGTGCATCACTGCGGAAAACCCGGATCGCTATCCGCAAGCGATCACTGCCGACGAGTATCTGCAGGAGCGGCTGCGGGAAATCGGACTTATCGCATGATAACAGGAAGTTGAGAGGCCTTGATCGGGTACGGTGACAAGGCCCCTCCACGACAATAACGGCAGGCTTTACGGAAATTTCAGCTTAATCCCGTAAAAACCCGAGAACATTCCAGTTCAGGGGGATTCTTTCGGTGGTAGCAACCAAGGTGGCAGACATTCAGGACGTCTGCGCCGATCACGCAGAGGACCGTCAGATCGACGTCGTTGCGCTCGGCATTGTCACCGCCGCGATCCTCCTGTTCGTCGCGACCGGGAGCGAAGTCGGCCCTGCCGTCGTGCGCTCGATCCTCGAGCGCGGACCCGGCCCCGACAACTTCATCCTCAATGCCTTCCTGCTCAACATCGCGATCATCATCTTCGGCTGGAGCCGCTATCGCCAGCTGTGCGACGAGATCAAGCTGCGCAAGCGCGCCGAGCGGCAGGCCCGCCTCCTGGCCGAGACCGATCCGCTGACCGGCTATCTCAACCGCCGCAGCTTCAACACCGGCGTCGCCAAGCTCCTGGCCGACAACCAGGCCGAGGATCGCGCGGTCGTGCTGATGATGATCGACCTCGACAACTTCAAGCAGATCAACGACTACAACGGCCACAAGACCGGTGACCTGCTGCTGCAGGAATGCGCACGCCGCATTTCGGCCAGCCTGCCTCAGCAGGCGATCGTCGGAAGGATCGGCGGTGACGAATTCGCCGTCGCCCTCGCCTTCGACAAGGGTCGTGACGAGATCCTCGACCGGGTCGCCGAATCCCTCGTCGACCGGATGAGCCGCCCGATCGCCATCGAGGCGCTGCGGCTCGAAGTGACCGCCTCGGTCGGACTCGCCCGATCCGACCTGCTGGGCATCGACGAGGAATTGCCCGATGCGCGCACGCTGCTCGAGCGCGCCGACATCGCGATGTACCATGCCAAGCGCCGCGGCCGGAACAGCTACTACTGGTTCGAAGCGCAGATGGCCGACGAAATGCGCTTTCGCAGCGAGATCGAACACGGCATCCGCCAGGGCATCCCGCGCCAGGAATTCGTGCCCTTCTACGAACAGCAGATCGACCTGCAGACCGGCAAGCTGATCGGCTTCGAAATGCTCGCACGCTGGGATTCGCCCAAGTTCGGCATCGTCGCACCGGACCTGTTCATTCCCATCGCCGAAGAGATCGGCGCGATTGCCGACCTGTCGGAAAGCGTGATCTCGCAGGCGCTCGAAGATGCCAAGACCTGGGACGACCATCTCACCCTCTCGGTCAACATCTCGCCCCTGCAGCTGCGCGACCCCTGGTTCGCCCAGAAGTTGATCAAGCTGCTGATCGAGGCGAAATTCCCGCCGCACCGGCTGGAGATCGAAATCACCGAATCGTGCCTGCACCAGAACATCGGCCTGGTCCGCTCACTGATCACCAGCCTCAAGAACCAGGGCATCAAGGTCAGCCTCGACGATTTCGGCACCGGCTACAGCTCGCTTGCACAGCTGCGCAGCCTGCCCTTCGACCGCATCAAGATCGACCGCAGTTTCGTCTCCAGCCTTGTCGACAACAAGGACAGCGCCGCCATCGTCAATGCCATCGCCCAGCTCGGCAAAGGGCTGGACATGCCGATTACGGCCGAGGGTATCGAGAACGGAGCGGTCCTCGAGCGGCTGATGGAATTCGGCAGCATCACCGGACAGGGCTATTACTATGGCAGGCCCCAGCCGGCCCGCGAAGTCAGCGAATGGCTGGGCGGCATCGAACTGATCGCCAACCGCCAGTTCCTCGAGAGCGAACTGCCGCAGTTGCGCTGCGCCGCCTCGCAGGAAGTGCCGGCCCCACAGCCGGAAGCGCCGGACGCCCCTTCCGACCCTGCGATCAAGCCCGCAAAGCGCGCCTGAGCAGCGCCTTTTCGAAGCATCACCACTGGACCTGAGGCCCGCCAGCGCATAGATCGCGCGCCATGCGGATCGAATTCACCAAGATGCATGGGCTGGGCAACGACTTCATCGTGCTGGACGCGCGCGAACGCGCCCTGCCGCCGATCGACTCCGCCGCCGCATCTGCCCTTGCCGACCGCCACACCGGCATCGGCTGCGACCAGCTGATCCTGCTCGAGCCCTCCTCCGAGGGGGATTTCCGCATGCGCATCTTCAATGCCGACGGCAGCGAAGTGGAGGCTTGCGGCAATGCTACCCGCGCAGTCGGCCTGCTGCACGGCCAGCCGGCCCGGATCGAGACGCTGGGCGGCCTACTCCACGCCTCCCCAAGCGACAGCGGCATTTCCGTCGAAATGGGCAAGCCCCGCTTCGACTGGGACCGCATTCCGCTTGCCTATGCGATGGACACCCATTCCATGCCGGTCGGCTGGGATGAGCTGACCGATCCCATCGCCGTCAACGTCGGCAATCCGCACGTGATCTTCTTCGTCGCCGATCCCTATGCGGTCGAAATGGACCGGCTCGGCCCGCTGATCGAGACCGACCCGCTGTTCCCCGAGAGGATCAACGTCAATGTCGCTGCAGTGACCGCACGCGACGCGATGACCCTGCGCGTGTGGGAACGCGGCGCCGGCCTTACCCGCGCCTGCGGCACCGGCGCCTGCGCGACGGCCATCGGAGCGATGAAGCGCGGCCTGGTCGATCGCCGCGTCACCGTGACCCTTCCCGGCGGGCCGCTCGTCATCGAATGGCGCGAGGACGGCGAGATCGTCATGACCGGTCCGGCGACCGAGAGTTTCCGCGGCTCGTTCGATCCGGCCGATTACGGGATGCCTGCGGGCGGGACCAAGGTTTGACGGTCGAAGTCCATTCCCTCGGCTGCCGCCTCAACATCGCGGAAAGCGAATCCCTGCGCGGCCTGCTCGGCGAGGCGCGGGATCTTGTCGTGATCAATTCCTGCGCCGTGACGGCCGAAGCGGTGCGCCAGACCCGGCAAGCGATCCGCCGCGCCCGCCGCGCGCGGCCCGACGCGCGCCTTATCGTCACCGGCTGCGCCGCCGAAGTGGAGCGCGAGATGCTGGGGCAGATGCCCGAGGTGGACGGCCTCGTTGCCAACACCGCCAAGCTCGATCCACGCGCCTGGAACGTGCCTGCTGCCCCGCCCCTTCGCGCAAAGGGTGGCTACACGCGCGGCTTCGTGCAGGTGCAGAACGGCTGCGACCATGCCTGCACCTTCTGCGTGATCCCGCAAGGCCGTGGTCCGAGCCGTTCGCGCAGCGTGGCCGAAGTGATCGAAGACATCGCCGTGCATGTCGATGCGGGAGTGGGCGAGATCGTCCTTACCGGCGTCGACCTTACCTCCTGGGGCAGCGACCTGCCCGGCGCTACGCGACTGGGTGCACTGTGCGAAGCGATCCTGGCCCGCTTCGCCGCCCTGCCCCGCCTGCGCCTGTCCTCGATCGACGGCGCGGAAGTGGACCCCGGCCTGTTCGAGCTGCTTGCGCATGAACCGCGCATGATGCCGCATGTGCATCTTTCGCTGCAGCATGGCGACGACCTCATCCTCAAGCGGATGAAGCGGCGCCACAGCCGCGCCGATGCCATCGCGCTTGTCGAAGGGCTGCGGGCCCACCGCGGCGATCTTGCCGTGGGCGCGGACATCATCGCCGGATTCCCTACCGAAGACGAAGCGGCGCACGCCAACAGTCTCTCGATCGTCGAAAGCCTGCAGATCGTGCACGGGCACGTCTTCCCCTACTCGCAGCGACCGGGTACCCCGGCCGCTCGCATGCCGCAGGTCAGCGCGCCGCTGATCAAGGCCCGTGCCGCCGAACTGCGTGCGGCCATCACCCGCCAGCGCGACACTTGGCTGGAAGGCCTTGTCGGCAAGGCGCTGACGGTGCTTGCCGAGAAAGGCGGGACCGGCCATGCCGAGAACTTCGCGACCGTGCGCCTTCCCGAGGGCACGCAGCCCGGCGCACTGCTACGCATCACGCCTGGAAAGGCAGTCGAAGGAATACTGGAAGTATGAGTGACGAAGGCGCCCCCAACGACGCCTGGTCCGAACGCCTCTTCGGAGGCTTTCGCAAGACCTCCGAACGGCTGACCGGCAACCTCGCCGGTATCGTCGGCAAGACCCGCCTGGACGATGGCCAGCTCGACGACATCGAGGACGCCCTGATCATGTCGGACCTCGGCCCGCGCGCCGCGGCCCGCATCCGCGAGCGGCTCGCCGAAGAACGCTTCGAGCGCGACGCCGATGAGCGCGCGATCATGGAAGTCGTCGCGCGCGAGATCGCCGACATCCTGCGCCCTGTCGCAAGGCCGCTCGACGTGGTGGCTTTCCCGCGTCCGCAAGTGATCCTCGTGATCGGCGTCAACGGATCGGGCAAGACCACGACGATCGCCAAGCTGGCGCACCTGTTCCAGGAACAGGACTATTCGGTCATGCTGGCAGCGGGCGATACCTTCCGTGCCGCGGCCATCGGCCAGCTTGGCGTCTGGGCCGAACGGCTGGGCGTTCCCATCGTCAAGGGGCCCGAAGGCGGCGATCCGGCTTCCGTCGTGTTCGATGCGGTCAAGGCTGCGACCGACCAGGGCATCGACGCGCTGATTGTCGACACCGCAGGACGCCTGCAGAACAAGCGCGAGCTGATGGACGAGCTGGCCAAGATCCGCCGCGTCCTGGGCCGCCTCAACCCCGAGGCCCCGCACGACGTGGTCCTGGTGCTCGATGCCACCAACGGTCAGAACGCGCTGTCGCAGATCGAGATCTTCAAGGAAGTCGCGGGCGTCTCCGGCCTGATCATGACCAAGCTGGACGGCACCGCACGCGGCGGCGTCCTCGTCGCAGCGGCCGAGCAGTACGGGCTTCCCATCCATGCCATCGGTGTCGGTGAAAAGATCGACGACCTGCGCCCCTTCAACCCGGACCTCGTGGCCCGGGTTATCGCCGGAATCGCCTGATGACCCAAGCATCCCCCGCCAAGGCCGAGGAAAAGCCGCGCAGCTCGTGGCTCAACCTCGTGGTCGACTACGGACCGCTGCTGATCTTCTTCCTTGCCTACCGGCACTATTCGCCGGCTGACAGCGAGGACAGCATCGCCACTGTAGCCGCCGTCATCAAGGGCACGCTGGCCTTCATGGCTGCCACCGTGATCGCCCTCGTCGTCTCCAAGTGGCGGCTGGGCCATATCTCGCCGATGCTCTGGCTGACGACGGTGCTGATCGTAGGCTTCGGCGCGCTGACCGTGATCTTCCACGATCCGCTGTGGATCATGATCAAGCCGACTGCGGTTTACCTGATGTTCTCCGGGGTACTCTTCATCGGGCTTTGGCGCGGCAAGCCGATGCTCAA harbors:
- a CDS encoding inner membrane-spanning protein YciB; this translates as MTQASPAKAEEKPRSSWLNLVVDYGPLLIFFLAYRHYSPADSEDSIATVAAVIKGTLAFMAATVIALVVSKWRLGHISPMLWLTTVLIVGFGALTVIFHDPLWIMIKPTAVYLMFSGVLFIGLWRGKPMLKYLLQSAFEGLDETGWMKLSRNWAWFFLFLAVLNTALVYAKHIGVITFDTWLQAKLWGFTVISFLFTFSQLPMVLRHGMGETAKEELIENPPHD